In a single window of the Cucumis melo cultivar AY chromosome 11, USDA_Cmelo_AY_1.0, whole genome shotgun sequence genome:
- the LOC103502068 gene encoding ATP-dependent zinc metalloprotease FTSH 10, mitochondrial, whose translation MIFSRLSRSLPRSSRSHNLLYGGGRSAIKSINEPIFAAPRIDSCMAEREGLLGFFRGYFAFVGSRTKFIPKETLSDLNFLIANPKLRRFFSSEAPKKKNYQNFYPKEKKEIPKGNEQKSESKGDSNTEDQGSFQEAFIKQFQNLVTPLIVIGLLFSSFSFGPREQQQISFQEFKNKYLEPGLVDHIVVSNKSVAKVFVRSSPRNQTSEVVQGSSSGAATKGHEAQYKCFFNIGSIDLFEEKLEEAQEALNIDPRDFVPVTYVSEMVWYQEFLRFVPTLLILGTIFFMGRQMRRELGVGGGGGGRGGRGIFNIGKPHITKVDKNAKNKIYFKDVAGCDEAKQEIMEFVHFLKNPRKYEELGAKIPKGALLVGPPGTGKTLLAKATAGESGVPFMSISGSDFMEMFVGVGPSRVRNLFQEARQCAPSIIFIDEIDAIGRARGRGGFSGSNDERESTLNQLLVEMDGFGTTSGVVVLAGTNRPDILDKALLRPGRFDRQISIDKPDINGREQIFQIYLKKIKLDHEPSYYSQRLAALTPGFAGADIANVCNEAALIAARSEGTQVKMEDFEAAIDRVIGGLEKKNKVISKLERRTVAYHESGHAVSGWFLEHAEPLLKVTIVPRGTAALGFAQYVPNENLLMTKEQLFDMTCMTLGGRAAEQVLIGKISTGAQNDLEKVTKMTYAQVAVYGFSDKVGLLSFPPREDSFEMSKPYSSKTAAIIDSEVREWVGKAYERTVKLIEEHKEQVAQIAELLLEKEVLHQEDLVRVLGERPFKPSEVTNYDRFKQGFVEADEKSVETPPVEAADDDGSSPLEPQVVPT comes from the exons ATGATATTTTCCAGGCTCAGCCGCTCTCTCCCGCgttcttctcgctcccat AATTTGTTGTATGGTGGAGGGCGGTCGGCGATTAAGAGCATCAATGAACCGATTTTCGCTGCCCCACGAATTGATTCTTGTATGGCAGAGAGAGAAGGGTTGTTAGGGTTTTTTAGAGGCTATTTTGCGTTTGTTGGGTCTCGTACCAAATTTATTCCTAAAGAAACTTTGTCCGACTTGAATTTCCTCATCGCGAATCCTAAACTCCGGCGTTTCTTTTCCAGCGAAGCCCCGAAGAAGAAAA ATTACCAGAACTtctatcccaaagaaaagaaagaaattccTAAAGGGAATGAGCAAAAATCCGAGTCTAAAG GCGACTCAAATACGGAAGATCAAGGGAGTTTTCAGGAAGCATTCATAAAGCAATTTCAGAACTTAGTCACCCCGCTAATAGTTATTGGTCTTCTGTTTTCCTCCTTTTCTTTTGGCCCTCGTGAACAACAACAG ATTAGTTTCCAGGAGTTTAAAAACAAGTATTTGGAACCTGGTCTTGTAGACCATATTGTTGTTTCTAATAAATCAGTTGCAAAAGTATTTGTGAGAAGTTCTCCTAGAAATCAAACAAGTGAGGTTGTCCAAGGTTCTTCAAGTGGTGCTGCCACTAAGGGACACGAGGCCCAATACAAATGCTTCTTCAACATTGGAAGTATTGATTTATTTGAGGAGAAGTTGGAGGAAGCTCAAGAGGCATTGAATATTGACCCTCGTGATTTTGTTCCTGTCACATATGTCTCTGAAATGGTCTGGTATCAAGAATTCCTCAGATTTGTCCCAACACTGTTGATTTTAGGGACCATCTTTTTTATGGGCCGTCAAATGCGAAGAGAACTAGGCGTTGGGGGTGGAGGTGGTGGGAGGGGTGGTCGAGGAATATTCAATATAGGAAAACCTCATATCACAAAAGTGGATAAGAATGCTAAGAATAAG ATCTACTTCAAAGATGTTGCTGGTTGTGATGAGGCAAAACAGGAAATCATGGAGTTTGTACACTTCCTGAAGAATCCTAGAAAATACGAGGAATTGGGGGCTAAGATTCCAAAGGGCGCACTTTTGGTTGGACCTCCTGGCACTGGAAAGACCTTACTGGCAAAAGCAACTGCTGGTGAATCAGGTGTGCCTTTCATGTCTATATCTGGTTCAGATTTCATGGAGATGTTTGTCGGTGTTGGACCATCAAGGGTTAGAAACTTGTTTCAAGAAGCCAGGCAGTGTGCTCCTAGTATAATTTTTATTGATGAGATTGATGCGATTGGTCGAGCCAGAGGACGCGGAGGTTTCTCAGGTTCTAATGATGAGCGTGAAAGTACTCTAAATCAATTGTTGGTTGAGATGGATGGCTTTGGGACTACTTCTGGTGTTGTTGTACTTGCTGGAACTAACAGACCTGATATTTTAGACAAAGCTTTATTGAGACCTGGTCGATTTGATCGTCAAATTTCAATTGACAAGCCCGATATTAATGGTAGAGAGCAAATCTTTCAAATCTACTTAAAAAAGATCAAACTCGACCATGAGCCATCATATTATTCTCAAAGGTTGGCAGCATTGACTCCTGGATTTGCTGGAGCTGACATTGCAAATGTCTGTAATGAAGCTGCCTTGATTGCTGCAAGGAGTGAGGGCACGCAGGTCAAGATGGAAGATTTTGAAGCAGCTATTGATAGAGTAATTGGTGGTTTGGAGAAGAAGAACAAG GTGATAAGCAAGTTGGAGCGCAGAACTGTTGCGTATCATGAATCAGGTCATGCTGTTTCTGGCTGGTTTTTGGAGCATGCTGAACCTTTGTTGAAAGTAACAATTGTTCCTCGCGGTACTGCAGCTTTAGGGTTTGCACAGTATGTTCCCAATGAAAATCTTCTCATGACCAAGGAACAACTATTTGATATGACATGCATGACCCTCGGTGGCCGTGCTGCCGAACAG GTTTTAATAGGTAAAATCTCAACTGGAGCTCAAAATGACTTGGAGAAAGTCACAAAGATGACCTATGCTCAAGTAGCGGTTTATGGGTTTAGCGATAAAGTGGGCCTACTTTCATTTCCTCCAAGAGAGGACTCTTTTGAAATGTCGAAACCCTACAGTAGCAAGACTGCTGCAATAATCGACAGCGAAGTGCGAGAATGGGTCGGGAAAGCATATGAGCGAACAGTCAAGCTGATAGAGGAACACAAAGAACAAGTGGCTCAAATTGCAGAATTGTTGCTTGAAAAGGAAGTTCTTCACCAAGAAGACTTGGTACGGGTCTTGGGCGAGCGACCATTTAAACCGAGTGAAGTTACAAACTATGACAGATTCAAGCAAGGTTTTGTAGAAGCAGATGAGAAAAGTGTGGAAACCCCCCCGGTTGAAGCAGCTGATGATGATGGTTCTTCACCTTTAGAACCACAAGTTGTACCCACATAA